In Ignavibacteriales bacterium, the following proteins share a genomic window:
- a CDS encoding response regulator transcription factor — protein sequence MIKILIADDHSIVRQGLKQIVAEENDIVVQGEAGSAEELFPILEKQEFDLIILDINMPGKSGIEILKDISIRFPQIPVLILSMYGEEQYGIRAIKAGAAGYLKKVSAPEELVKAIKKIVGGGKYISPTLAEKLADRLGDKTNKSPHEILSNREYEIMCKIASGKSIEEIAEELSISVPTVYTYRNRIFEKMNLKSNVELTQYVLQNKLID from the coding sequence ATGATTAAAATATTAATAGCCGATGATCACTCAATTGTACGGCAAGGTTTGAAGCAGATAGTTGCTGAAGAAAATGATATTGTTGTTCAGGGAGAAGCGGGCAGCGCGGAGGAATTGTTTCCTATTTTAGAAAAGCAGGAATTTGATTTAATAATTCTAGATATAAACATGCCGGGTAAAAGTGGCATTGAAATTTTAAAAGATATATCCATTCGTTTCCCACAAATTCCTGTTTTAATTCTTAGTATGTATGGTGAAGAGCAATATGGAATAAGAGCTATAAAAGCAGGAGCTGCCGGTTATCTTAAAAAAGTTAGTGCCCCGGAAGAATTAGTGAAGGCAATTAAAAAAATTGTTGGCGGTGGAAAATATATTAGTCCAACTCTTGCAGAAAAACTTGCTGATAGACTTGGAGATAAAACTAATAAATCTCCACATGAAATTTTATCAAACCGGGAATATGAAATAATGTGTAAAATTGCATCCGGAAAATCAATAGAAGAAATAGCAGAAGAATTATCCATCAGTGTTCCAACAGTTTATACTTATCGCAATAGAATTTTTGAAAAAATGAATCTTAAATCCAATGTTGAATTGACTCAGTATGTTCTTCAAAACAAATTAATTGACTGA
- a CDS encoding TolC family protein gives MKKIILFLLILFISKNYSQNNFITQDYIPGGISSLSSQLNNEKANNIKLSSKELNLSLNEAISMALEQNKDVLVSNEDLKKSEAQINEAYGNAYPTLNFEAQYVRNIKKQALFLPGNSPFNPDPTPIKLELGTDNNYSASLTLTQVLFSAKVNTAISIAKEYSHYTEHNAQSVRQDAVQNVKKAYYGVLFTKKIIEVTRQGLELAKATYENLQKLYKEGMASEFDLLRAEVQVANTEPRLSQSENNYVLAKNALRNVLGLDINQEINLTDDLKLDEVPLNVVEEESQQSLQRNSLLLGLQAYELILDKNITIQKSDNYPTLAAFGNYQYQTQDDGFKFNQYNTLNTAMVGVTLTYNIFNGLQTKYRIEQAIIEKDKTTLNRKKLEDGIKIQVDEAKLRMLEAKKRVDAQARSVEQATKAVSIAEVRFKNGLGTQLELIDSQVALTSTQINKAQAVYDYLVARADWERASGYNQL, from the coding sequence GTGAAAAAAATAATCCTTTTCTTACTAATACTTTTTATTAGTAAAAATTATTCACAAAACAACTTTATAACACAGGATTATATTCCAGGTGGAATTAGTAGTTTGTCATCGCAATTGAACAATGAGAAAGCGAATAATATAAAATTATCTTCCAAAGAATTGAATCTCTCTTTGAACGAAGCTATATCTATGGCTCTTGAGCAGAACAAAGATGTTTTGGTTTCAAACGAAGATTTGAAAAAATCGGAAGCCCAGATAAACGAAGCTTACGGAAATGCATATCCAACGCTAAACTTTGAAGCGCAATATGTTAGAAATATTAAAAAACAAGCTTTGTTTCTACCGGGCAATTCACCTTTTAATCCAGATCCTACACCAATTAAGTTAGAACTTGGTACAGACAATAACTATTCGGCTTCACTTACATTAACCCAGGTATTGTTCAGTGCTAAAGTAAATACGGCAATTTCTATAGCAAAAGAATATAGCCACTATACAGAGCATAACGCACAATCTGTTAGGCAGGATGCTGTACAGAATGTTAAGAAAGCTTATTACGGAGTTTTGTTTACTAAGAAAATTATTGAAGTTACAAGACAAGGTTTGGAATTAGCAAAAGCGACTTATGAAAATCTTCAAAAACTATATAAGGAAGGAATGGCTTCTGAGTTTGATCTTCTTCGGGCAGAAGTACAGGTTGCAAATACAGAACCACGGCTAAGTCAATCGGAAAATAATTACGTATTGGCAAAAAATGCGTTAAGAAATGTTTTAGGATTAGACATAAATCAGGAAATCAATTTGACCGATGACCTAAAGTTAGATGAAGTTCCATTGAATGTTGTTGAAGAAGAAAGCCAGCAGTCATTACAACGTAATAGTCTTTTGCTTGGATTACAGGCATACGAACTGATTTTAGACAAGAATATTACAATTCAAAAATCTGATAATTACCCAACACTTGCGGCATTTGGAAATTATCAGTACCAAACGCAGGATGACGGTTTCAAATTTAATCAATATAACACGCTCAATACTGCAATGGTTGGCGTTACTTTAACTTACAATATTTTTAATGGTTTGCAAACTAAGTACAGAATAGAGCAGGCAATAATTGAAAAGGATAAAACAACATTAAACAGAAAAAAACTTGAAGATGGAATAAAGATACAAGTTGACGAAGCAAAACTTAGAATGCTGGAAGCTAAGAAAAGAGTTGATGCTCAGGCAAGGAGTGTTGAACAAGCTACAAAAGCCGTATCAATTGCAGAAGTTAGATTTAAAAATGGTTTAGGTACACAATTAGAATTAATTGATTCCCAGGTAGCGCTTACCAGTACTCAAATAAATAAAGCACAAGCAGTTTATGATTATCTTGTTGCCCGTGCTGACTGGGAAAGAGCATCTGGGTACAATCAACTTTAA
- the gdhA gene encoding NADP-specific glutamate dehydrogenase, with protein MSDFVKDLMAEVKAKNPAEPEFHQAVQEVADSLVLVMERHPEYRSAKILERLIEPERVILFRVPWVDEQGEVHINRGYRIEMNSAIGPYKGGLRFHPSVNLGILKFLAFEQVFKNSLTTLPMGGGKGGSDFDPKGKSDLKIMRFCQAFMSELFRHIGPDTDVPAGDIGVGGREIGYLFGMYKKLRNEFTGVLTGKGLNWGGSLIRPEATGFGAVYFASEMLATKEQTFDGKVCLVSGSGNVAQYTVEKINELGGKVVTLSDSNGYIYDEEGIDNGKLKYIMDLKNVRRGRIKEYTDKYKSAIFTPIDPKLDYNPMWSHKAQCAFPCATQNEINVKDANNLVNNGVYVVSEGANMPTTPDGVEIFLDKKILYGPGKAANAGGVATSGLEMTQNSMRLPWSREEVDSRLRMIMKSIHKTCVVTAERFGTPGNYVNGANIGGFLKVADAMMDQGVV; from the coding sequence ATGTCTGATTTCGTAAAAGATTTAATGGCTGAAGTGAAAGCGAAAAATCCAGCCGAACCAGAATTTCATCAAGCAGTGCAGGAAGTAGCAGATTCGCTTGTGCTTGTAATGGAACGCCATCCTGAATATCGATCTGCAAAAATATTAGAGCGATTAATAGAACCAGAGCGAGTGATTTTATTCCGCGTTCCCTGGGTTGATGAACAAGGTGAAGTTCATATCAATCGTGGTTACAGGATCGAAATGAACAGTGCAATTGGTCCGTACAAAGGTGGATTAAGATTCCATCCATCAGTAAATCTTGGCATTCTAAAATTTTTAGCATTCGAACAGGTATTCAAAAACAGCTTAACAACATTACCTATGGGCGGCGGTAAAGGTGGTTCCGATTTCGATCCAAAAGGAAAAAGCGATTTGAAAATTATGCGCTTCTGCCAGGCATTTATGAGTGAATTGTTCCGTCATATCGGTCCGGATACAGATGTTCCTGCCGGTGATATTGGTGTTGGCGGAAGAGAGATTGGTTATCTGTTTGGAATGTACAAAAAATTAAGAAATGAATTTACCGGTGTTTTAACTGGTAAAGGATTGAACTGGGGCGGCTCACTCATTCGTCCGGAAGCAACTGGTTTTGGTGCTGTTTATTTTGCTTCAGAAATGCTTGCAACCAAAGAACAAACATTTGATGGAAAGGTTTGTTTAGTTTCTGGCAGCGGCAACGTTGCCCAGTACACAGTTGAAAAAATAAATGAGCTTGGTGGTAAGGTAGTTACCCTTTCCGATTCCAATGGGTACATATACGATGAGGAAGGAATTGATAACGGAAAACTAAAATATATTATGGATCTAAAGAATGTAAGACGCGGAAGAATTAAAGAATACACTGACAAATACAAGAGCGCTATTTTCACACCGATTGATCCGAAGCTGGATTATAATCCAATGTGGAGCCACAAAGCACAATGTGCATTTCCATGCGCTACACAAAATGAAATAAATGTAAAGGATGCAAATAACTTAGTGAACAATGGGGTTTATGTTGTAAGCGAAGGTGCAAATATGCCAACTACTCCGGATGGAGTTGAGATTTTCCTTGATAAAAAAATTCTTTATGGACCAGGAAAAGCAGCAAATGCTGGTGGCGTTGCAACAAGCGGTTTGGAAATGACACAGAACAGCATGCGCCTGCCATGGTCTAGAGAAGAAGTTGATAGCCGTTTAAGAATGATTATGAAAAGCATACACAAAACCTGCGTAGTAACAGCGGAAAGATTTGGAACCCCGGGTAATTACGTTAATGGTGCCAATATTGGTGGCTTCTTAAAAGTAGCTGATGCAATGATGGATCAGGGAGTGGTATAG
- a CDS encoding TetR/AcrR family transcriptional regulator has protein sequence MEELNSLGRKEREKLLRKKEIMNAAAILFAGKGFSHTTLEEIAVKAEFGIGTIYNYFQSKEEIYKSIIDSTFDASLEIINRCINSTSSLIEFFNIYTKEIFEYYAKNKEALIIIAGFYTAVGEGPANLRHDTFEAKHSILDDLLFKKIKEGIKNKEIRKVNPEYLYQLYHGLLFPYIANLAFMNKLNESEILQHVNFILDVIFNGILVK, from the coding sequence ATGGAAGAATTAAATTCATTAGGCAGAAAAGAAAGAGAAAAGCTTTTAAGAAAAAAAGAAATAATGAATGCTGCGGCAATTCTTTTTGCGGGAAAGGGATTTAGCCACACTACGCTTGAAGAAATTGCTGTAAAAGCTGAGTTCGGTATCGGTACAATATACAATTACTTTCAATCCAAGGAGGAAATATATAAGTCCATTATAGATTCCACTTTTGATGCGAGCCTTGAAATTATAAACAGATGTATAAATTCCACCAGCTCACTGATTGAATTTTTTAATATCTACACAAAAGAAATTTTTGAGTATTACGCAAAAAATAAGGAAGCACTAATAATTATTGCCGGGTTTTATACTGCAGTAGGTGAAGGACCAGCTAACTTAAGACACGATACCTTTGAAGCCAAACATAGCATTTTAGATGACCTGCTTTTTAAAAAAATAAAAGAAGGTATAAAGAATAAGGAGATTAGAAAGGTAAATCCCGAATATCTTTATCAGTTATACCACGGACTTCTTTTTCCCTACATAGCAAATTTAGCTTTTATGAATAAGTTGAATGAGTCAGAAATTTTGCAGCACGTCAATTTTATTCTTGACGTTATTTTTAATGGAATTTTAGTTAAGTAA
- a CDS encoding ammonium transporter, with product MFDTGNTGFMLIATSLVMLMTPGLAFFYGGLVGRKNVLAIMIQSFVSMGITTVLWWAVGYSLCFSGDIASGTDWGGIFGNLNNAFLLGINPLTPTPINHSIPLIVFVAYQMMFAIITPALITGAFTNRVRFSSYLIFLILWLLFVYFPFVHMVWGGGLFAVWGVKDFAGGIVVHNIAGMAALASVVYLGKRKVSDPGLHNIPLIALGTGLLWFGWYGFNAGSQFAVDGITAMAFLNTDTAASFAAVTWMFLAWRLEKKPKFVGLLTGAVAGLATITPAAGFVSINSAVIIGISAGVVCYFAVALKNKLGWDDALDVWGVHGVGGMLGVILLGVFSSVSINPAGTDGLIFGGTKFFQVQLLAIAISSVYAFGFTYFVLWLIDKVSVVGLTKEEEEKGLDAVLHGETAYL from the coding sequence ATGTTCGATACTGGTAATACTGGTTTTATGCTAATAGCTACAAGTCTTGTAATGCTTATGACGCCCGGCTTAGCATTCTTTTATGGCGGACTTGTTGGACGGAAAAATGTTCTTGCGATTATGATACAGAGTTTTGTTTCAATGGGAATAACTACTGTTCTATGGTGGGCTGTTGGCTACTCACTTTGCTTTAGCGGAGATATTGCAAGCGGTACTGACTGGGGTGGAATATTTGGAAACTTGAATAATGCTTTTCTTTTGGGAATAAATCCCCTGACGCCAACGCCAATAAATCATAGTATCCCGTTAATTGTTTTTGTTGCCTATCAAATGATGTTTGCAATTATAACTCCTGCTTTAATTACCGGTGCATTCACAAACCGCGTAAGGTTTAGTTCGTATCTCATATTTTTAATTCTGTGGCTTCTCTTTGTGTATTTTCCTTTTGTTCATATGGTTTGGGGCGGTGGATTATTTGCAGTTTGGGGCGTAAAAGATTTTGCAGGCGGTATTGTAGTCCATAACATTGCTGGAATGGCAGCACTTGCTTCCGTAGTTTATTTAGGTAAAAGAAAAGTTTCAGATCCCGGTCTTCATAACATACCATTAATAGCTTTAGGCACCGGGTTGCTTTGGTTTGGATGGTATGGATTTAATGCTGGAAGTCAATTTGCCGTTGACGGCATTACTGCAATGGCATTTCTTAATACTGATACCGCTGCTTCCTTTGCAGCAGTTACCTGGATGTTCTTAGCCTGGCGCCTTGAAAAGAAACCAAAATTTGTTGGTTTATTAACCGGAGCCGTTGCTGGTCTTGCTACAATTACACCCGCAGCCGGATTTGTAAGCATAAATTCAGCTGTAATAATTGGCATCTCTGCTGGTGTAGTTTGTTACTTTGCTGTTGCTCTTAAGAATAAATTAGGATGGGATGACGCACTTGATGTATGGGGTGTTCACGGTGTAGGAGGAATGCTCGGAGTAATTCTGCTTGGAGTATTTAGTTCGGTAAGCATTAATCCAGCAGGAACAGATGGTTTGATTTTCGGCGGCACAAAATTCTTTCAGGTTCAGCTTTTGGCTATAGCAATAAGTTCAGTGTACGCGTTTGGGTTTACCTACTTTGTTCTTTGGCTAATTGATAAAGTTTCTGTGGTAGGCTTAACAAAGGAAGAAGAGGAAAAAGGATTGGATGCTGTATTACATGGAGAGACGGCATATTTATGA
- a CDS encoding Glu/Leu/Phe/Val dehydrogenase — protein MKSYNSFDVAQEQILQAANLLNLDEATKELLLWPQKEFKFTLPIRMDNGKVKIFHAYRIQYNYARGPAKGGIRFHPDETVDVIRALASWMCWKTAVVDLPLGGGKGGVVCDPKNMSERELENLSRAYIRAVAHYIGLDKDVPAPDVYTNPQTMAWMMDEYETIMNRHHTGVLTDKPMQLGGTEGRRDATARGGVITVREACKRLNIDPKKFAIQGFGNAGQRAALLHQEILGTGKLIACSDSRGAVYNENGMDPKELVTHKLKTGSVKGFPGGKEFPHKGVLELDVDVLYPAALENSITAENANNIKAKIVCELANGPTTPEADLILNHKGVYVIPDILASAGGVTVSYFEMVQDSYSYFWDENLVHQRLDDKLTKAYNTVHEAEREKKVHPRLAAMVVGVARVSEACKLRGWV, from the coding sequence ATGAAATCTTACAATTCTTTTGATGTTGCACAAGAACAAATTCTTCAGGCAGCAAACCTGCTTAACCTTGATGAAGCTACAAAAGAGCTTTTACTATGGCCCCAGAAAGAGTTCAAATTTACTTTGCCTATAAGAATGGATAATGGAAAAGTAAAAATTTTTCATGCTTACAGGATTCAATACAATTATGCAAGAGGACCAGCAAAAGGTGGCATCCGTTTTCATCCTGATGAAACAGTAGATGTAATCCGTGCACTTGCAAGCTGGATGTGCTGGAAAACCGCAGTAGTTGATCTTCCGCTTGGTGGTGGTAAAGGTGGTGTTGTTTGCGATCCTAAAAATATGTCTGAACGTGAACTCGAAAATCTTTCCCGCGCTTACATCCGTGCTGTTGCACATTATATTGGATTGGATAAAGATGTGCCAGCACCGGATGTTTATACAAATCCTCAAACCATGGCTTGGATGATGGACGAATACGAAACAATAATGAATCGTCATCATACCGGAGTTTTAACAGACAAGCCAATGCAGCTTGGCGGAACTGAAGGAAGAAGAGATGCTACTGCCCGCGGTGGAGTAATTACAGTAAGGGAAGCCTGCAAACGACTTAACATAGATCCCAAAAAATTTGCAATCCAGGGATTTGGAAATGCCGGACAACGCGCCGCATTGCTTCACCAGGAAATTTTAGGAACCGGAAAACTAATTGCGTGCAGCGATAGCCGCGGTGCTGTTTATAATGAAAACGGGATGGATCCCAAAGAACTTGTTACTCATAAACTAAAGACAGGTTCTGTAAAAGGATTCCCCGGTGGAAAAGAATTTCCGCATAAGGGAGTTCTTGAACTTGATGTGGATGTTCTCTATCCGGCAGCTTTAGAAAATTCAATTACTGCTGAGAATGCAAATAATATAAAAGCAAAAATAGTTTGTGAACTTGCAAATGGTCCAACAACTCCAGAGGCAGATTTAATTTTGAATCATAAAGGTGTTTACGTTATTCCGGATATTTTGGCAAGCGCCGGAGGTGTAACAGTCTCTTATTTTGAAATGGTTCAGGACAGCTATTCATATTTTTGGGATGAAAATCTGGTTCATCAACGGCTTGATGATAAACTTACAAAAGCATACAATACTGTACACGAAGCAGAGCGTGAAAAGAAAGTACACCCGCGTTTAGCTGCCATGGTTGTAGGTGTTGCCCGCGTGTCCGAAGCATGCAAATTAAGAGGATGGGTGTGA
- a CDS encoding histidine kinase, producing MPINPLETWDNFDLMWVEHGYGNRFQGFQNLMRLRIRDILIVSSLYDLYLFEEDGRLYELIRNEYQGLNLSHSPELTRVSSGNEAIALAKEENRFDLIITTLHIEDMHALEFAKLLKENNLNIPIVLLAYDNRELKELLLHHDTSVFSKIFIWQGDFRLIIAIIKFLEDKINVDHDTRMVGVQSIIVIEDNVRFYSSFLPIIYTEILKQSQRLILEGINLSHKFLRMRARPKILLCSTYEEAWEYYTKYKEFILGIISDIDFQRNDVQDPLAGVKFVESVRKEHSDIPALLQSNDPEKEMLAQLVGAKFLLKDSPTFLSELRQFMNNYFSFGDFSFRTPEGFEVGHASNLRQLEEQLQVVPDESILYHSERNHFSNWLKARTEFWLAHKLRPRKITDYPSVAELRKDLIDSLHNYRTMRQRGLITDFHKESFDPETSFARIGGGSLGGKARGLGFVNTLINDYNLRDRFEKVVIYVPPAVVLGTDVFDQFVDENNLRKFALNCTDDREITKRFLEASKFPEEILGELAAFLDIIRTPIAVRSSSLLEDSQYHPFAGVYETYMLPNRHPNQLIRLNDLLNTIKRVYASTFYQGAKDYFKVTTYRLEEEKMAVIIQKLIGSLHQNRFYPDFAGVAKSYNFYPVAPQKSNDGTVSAALGLGKTVVDGGNALRFCPKYPTDLMQFYSVKEALNNNQIEFYALDLDGYSEGFEETHDVLVKQYGLNIAEDDGTLTYVGSTYSKENDAIYDGIGRSGARVVTFAPVLQNKIFPLPQILELLLDMGTWGMGTPVEIEFAVRMSAPKGEPREFGLLQMRPLVINREVEELRLEETDKNKIICQSNHVLGNGAIRDIKDIVVVDYHKFERAKSREVAKEVSSFNTRLISESRPYLLIGVGRWGTLDPWLGIPVKWEEIAGARAIVETTFKEFSVTPSQGSHFFQNITSFQVGYFTINEKDQHSFLDWDWLLNREPYDQLEFTKLIRFEKPITIKMNGQQSKGIILKPEDEN from the coding sequence ATGCCAATAAATCCTTTAGAAACCTGGGACAATTTTGACCTGATGTGGGTGGAGCATGGTTATGGCAACCGCTTCCAGGGTTTCCAGAATTTAATGCGGCTCCGCATCAGAGATATTCTTATTGTCTCAAGTTTATATGATCTTTATCTTTTTGAAGAAGATGGCAGACTTTACGAATTGATCAGGAATGAATACCAGGGATTAAATCTTAGCCACTCACCGGAATTAACAAGAGTCTCCAGCGGTAATGAAGCAATTGCGCTTGCAAAGGAAGAGAACCGTTTCGATCTTATCATAACAACGTTGCATATTGAAGATATGCACGCGCTTGAGTTTGCAAAACTTCTAAAGGAAAATAATCTAAACATTCCTATTGTTCTGCTTGCTTACGATAACAGGGAGCTTAAAGAACTACTGCTTCATCACGATACTTCTGTGTTTAGCAAAATATTTATCTGGCAGGGAGATTTCCGTTTAATCATTGCTATAATAAAATTTCTTGAAGATAAAATTAATGTCGATCACGATACCAGGATGGTTGGTGTTCAAAGCATAATTGTTATTGAAGATAATGTACGGTTTTATTCATCGTTTCTTCCAATCATTTACACTGAAATTCTTAAGCAATCCCAGCGGTTAATTCTGGAAGGAATTAATCTCTCGCATAAATTTTTACGTATGCGTGCCCGCCCCAAAATTCTTCTCTGTTCAACATACGAAGAAGCCTGGGAATATTACACAAAGTATAAAGAATTTATTCTTGGAATAATTTCAGACATAGACTTTCAGCGGAATGATGTTCAGGATCCGCTTGCCGGAGTAAAGTTCGTCGAGTCTGTTAGAAAAGAACATTCGGATATACCAGCGTTACTTCAGTCTAATGATCCGGAAAAAGAAATGCTTGCGCAATTAGTTGGAGCCAAATTCCTTTTAAAAGACTCTCCAACATTTCTTAGCGAGCTTCGCCAGTTTATGAACAACTACTTTAGTTTTGGTGACTTCTCTTTTAGAACACCGGAAGGATTTGAAGTTGGTCACGCAAGTAATCTTAGACAATTAGAAGAACAGCTTCAGGTAGTTCCTGATGAAAGCATTTTATATCATTCAGAACGAAATCATTTTTCCAATTGGTTAAAAGCAAGAACAGAATTTTGGCTTGCCCATAAATTGCGTCCGCGGAAAATTACTGATTATCCTTCCGTAGCTGAGTTAAGAAAAGATTTAATTGATTCACTTCATAATTACCGCACAATGCGCCAGCGCGGGTTGATAACTGATTTTCATAAAGAATCTTTCGATCCGGAAACCAGCTTTGCGCGCATTGGTGGCGGTTCACTTGGTGGTAAGGCGCGTGGTCTTGGCTTTGTAAATACATTAATAAATGATTACAACCTTCGCGACCGTTTTGAAAAAGTTGTTATCTATGTTCCGCCCGCAGTAGTTTTAGGCACCGATGTTTTCGATCAGTTTGTTGATGAAAATAATTTAAGGAAGTTTGCACTTAACTGTACTGATGACCGTGAGATTACGAAAAGATTTCTGGAAGCAAGTAAATTTCCGGAAGAAATTCTTGGCGAACTTGCTGCATTCCTTGATATTATCAGAACACCGATTGCCGTTCGCTCATCCAGCTTGTTGGAAGATTCGCAGTATCATCCTTTTGCAGGTGTTTATGAAACTTATATGCTTCCAAACAGGCACCCAAACCAGCTTATCAGGTTGAATGATTTGCTCAACACAATCAAGCGGGTTTACGCATCAACTTTTTACCAGGGTGCAAAAGATTATTTTAAGGTAACAACCTACCGTCTTGAAGAAGAAAAAATGGCGGTGATAATCCAGAAGCTGATCGGGTCGTTACATCAGAATCGCTTTTACCCGGATTTTGCTGGTGTTGCAAAATCTTATAACTTCTATCCAGTTGCACCACAGAAATCAAATGACGGCACTGTTTCCGCTGCGCTTGGTTTGGGTAAAACCGTTGTTGATGGCGGCAATGCTTTACGGTTCTGTCCAAAATATCCAACGGATTTGATGCAGTTCTATTCGGTAAAAGAAGCATTGAACAATAATCAAATAGAATTTTATGCTCTCGATCTGGACGGTTACTCCGAAGGCTTTGAAGAAACACATGATGTTTTGGTGAAGCAATATGGATTAAATATTGCCGAAGATGATGGAACGCTTACGTATGTTGGTTCAACTTACTCCAAAGAAAATGATGCTATCTATGATGGCATAGGAAGAAGTGGTGCACGTGTTGTTACATTTGCCCCGGTTCTTCAAAATAAAATATTTCCGTTGCCACAAATCCTGGAGCTGCTACTTGATATGGGTACCTGGGGAATGGGAACACCAGTAGAAATTGAATTTGCTGTTAGAATGTCAGCCCCTAAAGGAGAACCCAGAGAGTTTGGACTACTTCAAATGCGCCCATTGGTAATTAACCGTGAAGTAGAAGAATTGCGTCTTGAAGAGACGGATAAGAATAAAATCATCTGTCAGAGTAATCATGTTCTTGGCAACGGCGCCATTAGGGATATTAAAGATATTGTTGTTGTAGATTATCATAAATTTGAAAGAGCTAAAAGTCGGGAAGTTGCCAAAGAAGTTTCTTCTTTTAATACACGACTTATTTCTGAATCGCGTCCGTATCTTTTAATAGGTGTTGGAAGATGGGGAACTCTGGATCCATGGCTTGGAATTCCAGTAAAGTGGGAAGAGATTGCCGGCGCAAGGGCAATTGTTGAAACTACTTTTAAAGAATTTTCCGTTACACCGTCGCAGGGTTCTCATTTTTTTCAGAACATAACTTCATTCCAGGTTGGATACTTTACCATTAACGAAAAAGATCAGCATAGTTTTTTGGATTGGGACTGGCTGTTAAATCGCGAGCCATATGATCAACTGGAATTTACAAAGTTAATTCGTTTTGAAAAACCAATAACTATAAAAATGAATGGTCAGCAAAGTAAAGGAATAATTTTGAAACCGGAGGATGAAAATTGA
- a CDS encoding histidine kinase — protein sequence MENFLNLVFDNLSDPVFVCNLNYGKTLGNFTMVNESACKKLGYTKNQLSQLNLLSICEVSFEKELIPVIERLIEEGEINFDAPLITKNNLKLILEINSILFELDGKQIVISVGREPVGRKRVEEKLKSTTEQLRNLSSHLQSIREEERTNIAREIHDELGQVLTVLKIQITLLSKKLREDQQDLKLRLESAAKLLDDSVESVQRITSKLRPGILDELGLIPAIEWQAQEFHTRTGINFEWLLPKEEILLEQEKATAIFRIFQEALTNVARHANATRVRIYLEELKNNFILEITDNGKGITMNQINDPKSLGILGMKERALLLGGEVIIKSTMERGTTVKVEIPIDN from the coding sequence ATGGAAAACTTTCTTAACCTTGTATTTGATAACCTTAGCGACCCGGTTTTTGTCTGCAACTTAAACTACGGTAAAACCCTCGGTAATTTTACGATGGTTAACGAGTCCGCATGTAAAAAACTTGGTTATACAAAAAATCAACTCTCGCAGTTAAATTTACTTTCAATATGTGAGGTAAGTTTTGAGAAGGAATTAATCCCGGTTATTGAAAGGTTAATTGAAGAAGGTGAAATTAATTTTGATGCCCCGCTTATTACAAAAAATAACCTAAAATTAATTTTGGAAATCAATTCTATCCTTTTTGAATTAGACGGAAAACAAATAGTTATCTCTGTTGGGAGGGAACCAGTCGGTAGAAAACGTGTGGAGGAAAAACTAAAAAGTACAACCGAGCAGTTGCGAAATCTTTCTTCACATTTACAATCAATCCGCGAAGAAGAACGTACAAATATAGCGCGCGAAATTCACGATGAACTTGGGCAGGTATTAACTGTTCTTAAAATTCAAATAACATTACTTTCTAAAAAACTACGGGAGGATCAACAGGATTTAAAGTTAAGGTTGGAATCTGCTGCAAAACTTTTAGATGATTCAGTTGAGTCTGTCCAGCGCATCACCTCAAAACTACGCCCTGGAATTTTGGATGAGCTTGGATTAATACCGGCTATCGAGTGGCAAGCACAGGAATTTCACACGCGTACCGGAATTAACTTTGAGTGGCTTTTACCCAAAGAAGAAATTTTACTCGAACAAGAAAAGGCTACTGCAATATTCAGAATATTTCAGGAAGCTTTGACGAATGTTGCAAGGCATGCTAACGCAACAAGAGTTAGAATTTATCTTGAAGAATTAAAGAATAATTTTATTTTGGAAATTACTGATAATGGAAAGGGAATAACGATGAATCAGATTAATGATCCAAAATCGCTTGGTATTTTGGGAATGAAAGAACGAGCACTACTTCTTGGCGGCGAAGTTATAATTAAAAGTACAATGGAAAGAGGAACTACGGTTAAGGTGGAAATTCCGATTGATAATTAG